A segment of the Agrobacterium tumefaciens genome:
GCAGTGCTTGTGTTCCCGGTCTTGTTCTTCCCGAACAACGATCCGATGACAGCTCTGCTTGCATCCTTCGCCACCTTCTCGATCGCCTTCTTCGCCCGCCCGCTCGGCGCGGTCGTATTCGGCCATTATGGTGACCGCGTTGGACGCAAGGCAACGCTGGTGGCCGCTTTGCTGACCATGGGCGTCTCGACCGTGGTGATCGGCCTACTGCCTTCTTATGAGACGGCTGGCGTCCTTGCACCGCTGTTGCTGGCGCTTTGCCGTTTCGGCCAGGGCTTCGGCCTCGGCGGCGAATGGGGCGGCGCTGTTCTGCTCGCAACGGAAAACGCACCTCCCGGCAAGCGTAGCTGGTACGGCATGTTCCCGCAGCTCGGCGCTCCGGTCGGTCTGTTCCTGTCCTCCGGCGTATTCTGGATTCTTCTGCACTTCATGTCGCAGGAAGCACTTCTGAGCTGGGGCTGGCGCATTCCCTTCGTCGCCTCGATCATCCTGATCGCCGTCGGCATGTGGGTTCGCCTTTCGATCACCGAAACGCCCGACTTCCAGAAGGCTATCGACAAGGAAGAGCGTGTTGCCGTTCCGGTTGCAGAACTGTTCCGCAACCACAAGCGCAGCCTCGTTCTCGGCACCTTCGTTGCTTTGGCAACCTTCGTGCTGTTCTACATCGGCACTGCCTATCTGCTGTCGTACAACGTCAAGGTTCTGAAGATCCCGTTCCTCGACGCGCTCGAAGTTCAGATCCTCGGCTCCATCGTCTTCGGTATTTTCATCCCGATCGCTGGCAAGCTCGCAGAGCGTTTCGGCCGTCGTGAGATCCTCATCTTGACGACGGTTCTGATCGGCCTGTTCTCCTTCCTGCTGCCTGGCCTGATGACCGGTGGCGAAGGTTCGATCTTCGTCTTCGCGGCGCTCGCGATGGTATTGATGGGCATGACCTACGGTCTGATCGGCACGGCACTTGCCGCTCCGTTCCCGACCCGTGTTCGCTACACCGGCTCGTCCATCACCTTCAACATGGCCGGCATTTTCGGCGCCTCCCTGGCTCCCTACATTGCCACATGGCTGCAGGTGAACTACGGCATGGGTTATGTCGGTTATTACCTCTGCGTATCGGCGATCATCACGCTCGCCTGCATCCTGCTTTCTGGCAAGGATGAAGTCTAAGCCGAGCGCTTGAATCGCAGAAACAAAGAAGCCCGCGAAACCTTTGGTCTCGCGGGCTTTTTCTTGTCAGTTTGTCAGGCGCATCAGGCGCCGAGGAACGGTTCGACTTCACGTCCAGGCATGAAGAGACCAAGGCGCTTGATTTCCCACTCAAGGCGAATACCGGAGTTTTCGAACACGCGCTTGCGAACCGCTTCACCCAGATATTCCAGATCGTAACCGGTCGCATGGCCCGTATTGATCATGAAGTTGCAGTGCAGCGAAGACATCTGCGCACCGCCGATCACCATGCCACGACCGCCGGCCTCGTCGATCAATTCCCAGGCAGAATGTCCTTCAGGATTCTTGAAGGTCGAACCACCGGTCTGCTCGCGAATAGGCTGGACGGTTTCACGGTGATGACGAACGGCATCCATGTCGGCACGGATCTTCGCCCGGTCTTCCGGGTAGCCTTCAAACAACGCACCGGTGAAAATCAGGCCAGCATCAGCGCCGGAGTGGCGATAGCTGTAGCCCATGTCAGCGTTGGAAAGAACATGCTCGTTGCCCTGACGGTCAACAGCGTAGACTTCGACGACGCGTTCACGCGTTTCACCGCCATTCGCACCGGCGTTCATGCGCAACGCGCCACCGATCGAACCGGGAATGCCGTAATAGAAATGGAA
Coding sequences within it:
- the murB gene encoding UDP-N-acetylmuramate dehydrogenase, with amino-acid sequence MRQVDGVKLLGRLGDGVNELRGRLTPDAPMDRVTWFRAGGLAEVMFQPHDTEDLVTFLKMLPEDVPLTVVGVGSNLLVRDGGIPGVVVRLSAKGFGQVELAGENRLKAGAICPDKHIAAMAMDNGIGGFHFYYGIPGSIGGALRMNAGANGGETRERVVEVYAVDRQGNEHVLSNADMGYSYRHSGADAGLIFTGALFEGYPEDRAKIRADMDAVRHHRETVQPIREQTGGSTFKNPEGHSAWELIDEAGGRGMVIGGAQMSSLHCNFMINTGHATGYDLEYLGEAVRKRVFENSGIRLEWEIKRLGLFMPGREVEPFLGA
- a CDS encoding MHS family MFS transporter — translated: MTDAISPVSPTADNSNAVKTNSPARVLTASLVGTTIEFFDFYVYATAAVLVFPVLFFPNNDPMTALLASFATFSIAFFARPLGAVVFGHYGDRVGRKATLVAALLTMGVSTVVIGLLPSYETAGVLAPLLLALCRFGQGFGLGGEWGGAVLLATENAPPGKRSWYGMFPQLGAPVGLFLSSGVFWILLHFMSQEALLSWGWRIPFVASIILIAVGMWVRLSITETPDFQKAIDKEERVAVPVAELFRNHKRSLVLGTFVALATFVLFYIGTAYLLSYNVKVLKIPFLDALEVQILGSIVFGIFIPIAGKLAERFGRREILILTTVLIGLFSFLLPGLMTGGEGSIFVFAALAMVLMGMTYGLIGTALAAPFPTRVRYTGSSITFNMAGIFGASLAPYIATWLQVNYGMGYVGYYLCVSAIITLACILLSGKDEV